In one Kitasatospora cineracea genomic region, the following are encoded:
- a CDS encoding WXG100 family type VII secretion target produces the protein MMDQGGGAGSTDFSAHSHAELISMVHALDSGSVMAAADPWRRAHETLTQIQSALTTATGDATSTWQGNTSDAFHAHMTELAAKVSATAEHVNYTAAALQTLSASIDEAKAAMPEEPGFWDKVGDGISDAAKESVGISDADTQQGIADTRKQQAVGVMQVLAAKYSVASSRLGALKTGLDDNSQDKQVTPPSDGGAAGFIAAITGVGVGAVQSTGRVSGSSGSQTSLKSTSTTRAPQAPKVKAAVIRPTDAGISGGTANPLPQPKGPGTGIDGIQGGTGGIRGGGTSTIGGPGGSGGLQGPSGGGSGGFGGGGTSTGLVGGGGGGTLAGGTGIGARAGFSGNSVSKSGTFGSNGLNGGGAGTGGAAGTGAGAGNGTGGRAGGLGGGGLGGGAGEGGAGGGLRGRAGGSLAGRAGGMVGEAAHGSAGGRAFSEGGSGIGRSRPGQVAGAAEAGHAGGRGQGGATGNGAGMAGHGQSSKRAKKGTSDRPDYLVEDEETWASGGNANPNVVE, from the coding sequence ATGATGGACCAGGGCGGTGGTGCGGGGAGCACCGATTTCTCCGCTCACAGCCATGCCGAACTGATCTCCATGGTTCACGCGCTGGACTCCGGCTCGGTCATGGCTGCAGCCGATCCGTGGCGGCGGGCCCATGAGACGTTGACGCAGATCCAGTCCGCGCTGACCACTGCAACCGGTGATGCCACCAGCACTTGGCAGGGCAACACCAGCGATGCCTTCCACGCGCACATGACCGAGCTCGCCGCGAAGGTCAGCGCCACGGCCGAGCACGTGAACTACACCGCCGCCGCGCTGCAGACGCTGTCGGCGTCGATCGACGAGGCCAAGGCCGCCATGCCCGAAGAACCGGGTTTCTGGGACAAGGTGGGCGACGGGATCAGCGACGCCGCCAAGGAATCCGTCGGGATCAGCGACGCCGACACCCAGCAGGGCATCGCCGATACGCGCAAGCAGCAAGCGGTCGGCGTGATGCAGGTGCTGGCGGCCAAGTACAGCGTGGCCAGCAGTCGGCTGGGCGCCCTCAAGACCGGCCTCGACGACAACTCGCAGGACAAGCAGGTGACCCCTCCGAGTGACGGTGGCGCAGCGGGTTTCATCGCGGCGATCACCGGGGTCGGAGTCGGTGCCGTCCAGAGCACCGGGCGGGTGAGCGGTTCCTCCGGGTCGCAGACCTCGCTCAAGAGCACCTCGACCACCCGGGCGCCGCAGGCGCCGAAGGTCAAGGCCGCGGTGATCCGTCCGACGGACGCGGGCATCTCCGGCGGAACGGCCAACCCGCTGCCGCAGCCGAAGGGCCCCGGCACGGGGATCGACGGCATCCAGGGCGGCACCGGCGGCATCCGCGGTGGCGGCACCTCGACGATCGGCGGCCCCGGTGGGTCCGGCGGTCTGCAGGGTCCGTCCGGCGGTGGCAGCGGCGGCTTCGGCGGTGGCGGCACCAGCACCGGGCTGGTCGGCGGCGGCGGAGGCGGGACCTTGGCGGGTGGCACCGGTATCGGTGCCCGCGCCGGGTTCAGCGGCAACAGCGTTTCGAAGTCCGGGACGTTCGGTTCCAACGGCCTGAACGGTGGTGGCGCCGGTACGGGCGGCGCCGCGGGTACCGGTGCCGGTGCGGGCAACGGGACCGGCGGTCGGGCCGGTGGCCTGGGCGGTGGCGGCCTCGGCGGTGGCGCCGGTGAGGGCGGTGCCGGTGGTGGCCTCCGCGGCCGGGCCGGCGGCAGCCTGGCGGGCCGGGCCGGTGGCATGGTCGGCGAGGCTGCGCACGGCAGCGCCGGCGGACGGGCCTTCTCCGAGGGCGGGTCGGGCATCGGCCGCAGCCGTCCCGGTCAGGTCGCCGGAGCCGCCGAGGCCGGTCACGCGGGTGGCCGGGGCCAGGGCGGCGCGACCGGCAACGGCGCGGGCATGGCCGGCCACGGCCAGTCGAGCAAGCGCGCCAAGAAGGGCACCTCGGACCGACCGGACTACCTGGTGGAGGACGAGGAGACCTGGGCCTCCGGCGGGAACGCGAACCCGAACGTGGTGGAATGA
- a CDS encoding S8 family serine peptidase → MTTSRSVRGLAALAAGALLWGVSAGPAAADQDRQQQWVLNKYGLAKDVWPVSQGDQVIVAVIDSGVDASHPDLAGQVLPGLDLTGGGGDGRVDTEGHGTAMASDIAAHGHGDNAGVMGIAPKAKILPVKFDFSEDLGSVDNVDFGKGIRFAVDHGAKVINMSFYGGNPSDPGYRGAIEYAIQKDVVLVSASGNHAGLPIDYPAGFPGVVVVSGVAQDGSMWPKSTTGPQVTLAGPADGIHRADLKQGYATASGTSEAAAIVSGIAALVRSKYPNLSAGQVINRITKSAFKPEGQGSFPNDKYGYGIASASGALAANPAVDNGPKENPLLNRTEPDYSGGKGSNSSAPSSPASKAPSAGAGNSTAPQASGDADSKKSNSGMLIAVGGGVLALIVIVVIVVLVRRSKNGNNGGGPGGPGGSGGPGAPGGPGGPGYGYQQQMPPQQQPAGYGYPQGQQAPGYPPQQPPAGGNPYQS, encoded by the coding sequence TTGACGACCAGCCGATCCGTGCGCGGTCTGGCCGCGCTCGCTGCGGGAGCCCTGCTGTGGGGCGTGAGCGCCGGACCTGCGGCGGCGGACCAGGACCGCCAGCAGCAGTGGGTGCTGAACAAGTACGGCCTGGCCAAGGACGTCTGGCCGGTCAGCCAGGGCGACCAGGTCATCGTCGCGGTCATCGACAGCGGTGTCGACGCCAGCCACCCGGACTTGGCCGGGCAGGTCCTCCCCGGTCTCGACCTCACCGGCGGCGGTGGGGACGGACGGGTCGACACCGAGGGCCACGGTACGGCGATGGCTTCCGACATCGCTGCGCACGGACACGGCGACAATGCAGGCGTCATGGGCATCGCGCCCAAGGCGAAGATCCTTCCGGTGAAGTTCGACTTCAGTGAAGACCTGGGTTCGGTCGACAACGTGGACTTCGGCAAGGGCATTCGCTTCGCGGTCGACCACGGCGCCAAGGTCATCAACATGTCGTTCTACGGCGGGAATCCGAGCGACCCCGGATACCGGGGAGCCATCGAGTACGCCATCCAGAAGGACGTCGTTCTCGTGTCGGCCTCCGGGAACCACGCGGGCTTGCCGATCGATTACCCGGCGGGGTTCCCGGGTGTTGTGGTGGTGTCGGGTGTCGCGCAGGACGGGAGCATGTGGCCGAAGTCGACCACGGGCCCGCAGGTGACCTTGGCGGGCCCGGCCGACGGCATCCACCGGGCCGACCTCAAGCAGGGGTACGCGACGGCTTCCGGGACTTCCGAAGCCGCGGCCATCGTGTCGGGGATCGCGGCGCTCGTGCGGTCGAAGTACCCGAACCTGTCGGCGGGCCAGGTCATCAACCGAATCACCAAGAGTGCCTTCAAACCGGAGGGCCAGGGCTCGTTCCCGAACGACAAGTACGGTTACGGCATTGCATCCGCCTCCGGTGCGTTGGCTGCGAACCCTGCGGTGGACAATGGGCCGAAGGAGAACCCGCTGCTCAACCGGACGGAGCCGGACTACAGCGGCGGTAAGGGCAGCAACTCGTCCGCACCGTCCTCCCCGGCCTCGAAGGCACCGTCGGCCGGTGCCGGGAACTCGACCGCTCCGCAGGCGAGCGGTGACGCGGACAGCAAGAAGAGCAACAGCGGGATGCTGATCGCGGTCGGTGGCGGTGTGCTCGCGCTGATCGTGATCGTGGTGATCGTCGTGCTCGTCCGGCGTTCCAAGAACGGCAACAACGGCGGCGGCCCCGGCGGTCCTGGGGGTTCCGGTGGTCCGGGGGCGCCGGGCGGGCCGGGTGGCCCCGGGTACGGGTACCAGCAGCAGATGCCGCCGCAGCAGCAGCCGGCCGGGTACGGGTATCCGCAGGGGCAGCAGGCGCCGGGGTACCCGCCGCAGCAGCCTCCGGCCGGGGGGAACCCGTATCAGAGCTGA
- a CDS encoding HIT family protein, with amino-acid sequence MGDGVECYACAREGEFERLPRYERIAVDEHWRVVHAVGCALPGWLVLLPRRHLESMAELSGAEAASLGVWQVRLARALEVVTGCRKAYVAQFGEAEGFAHVHFHVVPRGEDFPVEWRGPRVFGLLKAGERAVPVERMNELAERLAVVLEG; translated from the coding sequence ATGGGTGACGGGGTGGAGTGTTACGCGTGTGCCCGGGAGGGCGAGTTCGAGCGGTTGCCGCGGTACGAGCGGATCGCGGTGGACGAGCACTGGCGGGTGGTGCACGCGGTGGGTTGTGCGTTGCCGGGGTGGCTGGTGTTGCTGCCCCGGCGGCACCTGGAGTCGATGGCGGAGCTGAGCGGGGCGGAGGCGGCGTCGTTGGGGGTGTGGCAGGTCAGGTTGGCGCGGGCGTTGGAGGTGGTGACGGGGTGCCGGAAGGCGTATGTGGCGCAGTTCGGGGAGGCGGAGGGGTTCGCGCACGTGCACTTCCACGTGGTGCCGCGCGGGGAGGACTTTCCGGTGGAGTGGCGCGGACCGCGGGTGTTCGGGCTGTTGAAGGCGGGGGAGCGGGCGGTGCCGGTGGAGCGGATGAACGAGCTCGCCGAGCGGTTGGCCGTGGTGCTGGAGGGCTGA
- a CDS encoding DinB family protein: MITPDTKDWTWVLERPCADCGLDTSALLFEAVPGLVRANAEFWTALLDGDGGVEGLRERPAPGVWAPLEYACHVRDVFRTIEGRLRLMLAEDGPVFADWDQDATAVEERYREQDPAVVAGEIALAAERLAGVQAAVPAAGRQRAGQRSDGARFTVESLSRYTVHDVVHHRYDVTGEQQVG, from the coding sequence ATGATCACTCCTGACACCAAGGACTGGACCTGGGTCCTCGAACGTCCCTGCGCCGACTGCGGGTTGGACACCTCCGCGCTGCTCTTCGAAGCGGTGCCGGGCCTGGTCCGGGCCAACGCGGAGTTCTGGACGGCGCTGCTGGACGGCGACGGCGGCGTGGAGGGGCTGCGCGAGCGTCCGGCGCCCGGGGTGTGGGCGCCGTTGGAGTACGCCTGCCACGTCCGGGACGTGTTCCGGACGATCGAGGGGCGGCTGCGGCTGATGCTGGCCGAGGACGGGCCGGTGTTCGCCGACTGGGACCAGGACGCCACCGCCGTCGAGGAGCGCTACCGGGAGCAGGACCCGGCCGTGGTGGCCGGTGAGATCGCGCTGGCGGCCGAGCGGCTGGCGGGCGTCCAGGCGGCGGTGCCGGCCGCCGGTCGGCAGCGGGCCGGGCAGCGCAGTGACGGTGCCCGGTTCACGGTGGAATCCCTCTCCCGCTACACCGTCCACGACGTGGTGCACCACCGGTACGACGTCACCGGTGAGCAGCAAGTGGGTTGA
- a CDS encoding DUF2332 domain-containing protein, with protein MSFDHAVAMFHHQADACAELGSPLSAALLRRAAGDLAAGGPCAAAIAGHEDAPGPTAVALRLLGAVHALALSGRAPDLAAHYPDAGGRFDPADPDAPWPAFRAAVAAHLPFVREWLTRPPQTNEVGRANLLLTGLAWAQHQLAAPSGPTAPPLPVRLYELGSSAGLNLLAEQFRCASEGFSYGPPDSPVVLADAWRGEPPAWLRDAPLQRVTDRRGCDPTPIDPRSADGALALRAYLWADQLPRSQRLNGALALAARTPAPVEAVGAAAFLRGVGTAPGALTVVWHSVMRQYVPAEEWRSAAGELDRLAAASTPSAPFLHLAFEPRRVGDGHRFLLTARLATGPTTALAEALPHGLPAWTLAPDDPALHQSN; from the coding sequence ATGTCCTTCGACCACGCCGTGGCCATGTTCCACCACCAGGCGGACGCCTGCGCCGAGTTGGGCTCCCCGCTGTCCGCCGCCCTGCTGCGCCGGGCTGCCGGGGACCTGGCCGCCGGCGGCCCGTGCGCGGCGGCGATCGCCGGACACGAGGACGCCCCCGGCCCGACCGCCGTCGCCCTGCGGCTGCTCGGTGCCGTCCACGCCCTGGCGCTGTCCGGCCGGGCCCCCGACCTCGCCGCGCACTACCCCGACGCGGGCGGCCGCTTCGACCCCGCCGACCCGGACGCCCCCTGGCCGGCCTTCCGCGCCGCCGTCGCCGCCCACCTGCCGTTCGTCCGCGAGTGGCTCACCCGCCCGCCGCAGACCAATGAGGTCGGCCGCGCCAACCTGCTGCTCACCGGTCTCGCCTGGGCCCAACACCAACTCGCCGCCCCCTCCGGCCCCACCGCGCCCCCGCTGCCGGTACGGCTGTACGAGCTCGGCTCCAGCGCGGGGCTCAACCTCCTTGCCGAGCAGTTCCGTTGTGCCTCCGAGGGCTTCTCGTACGGCCCGCCGGACTCCCCCGTCGTACTCGCCGACGCCTGGCGCGGCGAGCCTCCCGCCTGGCTGCGCGACGCCCCGCTCCAGCGGGTGACGGACCGGCGCGGCTGCGACCCGACGCCGATCGACCCGCGCTCCGCGGACGGCGCGCTGGCCCTGCGCGCCTACCTGTGGGCGGACCAACTCCCGCGCTCCCAGCGGCTGAACGGCGCCCTCGCCCTCGCCGCCCGGACCCCCGCCCCGGTCGAGGCAGTCGGCGCGGCCGCGTTCCTGCGCGGCGTCGGGACCGCGCCCGGCGCGCTGACCGTGGTCTGGCACTCGGTCATGCGCCAGTACGTCCCCGCCGAGGAATGGCGTTCTGCGGCAGGCGAGTTGGACCGGCTCGCCGCCGCCTCGACCCCGTCCGCGCCGTTCCTCCACCTCGCCTTCGAACCTCGCCGGGTCGGCGACGGACACCGCTTCCTGCTCACCGCCCGCCTCGCCACCGGCCCCACCACCGCACTCGCCGAAGCCCTCCCGCACGGCCTGCCCGCCTGGACGCTGGCGCCGGACGACCCCGCCCTCCACCAGTCGAACTGA
- a CDS encoding type IV toxin-antitoxin system AbiEi family antitoxin domain-containing protein produces the protein MSYRIPQQPVSLEELARRQQNVVTASQLRARGVPARMVSEHCRSGGPWQRLLPRVYLLQDGAPTPEQRMWAALLYAAQNGPAGDGAREGAVITGAAALALYGFVSVPRLPAVHGVEVLVPRQRRLRDAGQVRIRRTGRVLEARSVHGLAVAPVARAVADAISEWAEQGAFESGRVGPGLLRALLREALEREGGCPAAELLAELAEAQLLAVPRVRAAVDELLAARREAAFAELTALAAERGLPVPLPGPELRMRGGTYIAVPDLYWPEAAVAVEVDSELRCVSEGEAAWVRGGQHRMEYLGVRVVYIGSARLAAERDAVGGELAEAYGIGGENVVELVVTGR, from the coding sequence ATGAGCTACCGGATTCCGCAGCAGCCCGTGTCCCTCGAAGAACTCGCCCGGCGCCAGCAGAACGTGGTGACGGCCAGTCAGCTCCGCGCCCGCGGCGTCCCGGCCCGGATGGTGAGCGAGCACTGCCGCAGCGGCGGCCCCTGGCAGCGGCTGCTGCCGCGGGTCTACCTGCTGCAGGACGGCGCGCCGACGCCCGAGCAGCGGATGTGGGCCGCGCTGCTGTACGCGGCGCAGAACGGGCCGGCCGGGGACGGGGCCCGCGAGGGCGCGGTGATCACCGGCGCGGCGGCGCTCGCGCTGTACGGGTTCGTGTCGGTGCCGCGGCTGCCCGCGGTGCACGGGGTGGAGGTGCTGGTGCCCAGGCAGCGCCGGCTGCGGGACGCCGGGCAGGTGCGGATCCGGCGCACCGGGCGGGTGCTGGAGGCCCGCTCGGTGCACGGGCTGGCGGTCGCCCCGGTGGCCCGGGCGGTGGCGGACGCGATCAGCGAGTGGGCCGAGCAGGGCGCGTTCGAGTCCGGCCGGGTCGGCCCGGGGCTGCTGCGGGCGCTGCTGCGCGAGGCGCTGGAGCGCGAGGGCGGCTGCCCGGCGGCGGAGCTGCTGGCCGAGCTGGCCGAGGCGCAGCTGCTGGCGGTGCCCCGGGTGCGGGCGGCGGTGGACGAGCTGCTGGCGGCGCGCCGGGAGGCCGCGTTCGCCGAGCTGACGGCCCTGGCGGCGGAGCGGGGCCTGCCCGTCCCGCTGCCCGGACCGGAGCTGCGGATGCGCGGCGGAACCTACATCGCGGTGCCGGACCTGTACTGGCCGGAGGCGGCCGTGGCGGTGGAGGTGGACTCCGAGCTGCGCTGCGTCAGCGAGGGCGAGGCGGCCTGGGTGCGCGGCGGCCAGCACCGGATGGAGTACCTGGGCGTGCGGGTGGTGTACATCGGCTCCGCCCGGCTCGCCGCCGAACGGGACGCGGTCGGTGGCGAGTTGGCCGAGGCGTACGGGATCGGCGGCGAGAACGTGGTGGAGCTGGTGGTCACCGGGCGCTGA
- a CDS encoding isochorismatase family protein: MHRALIVVDVQNDFCEGGSLPVAGGAEVAAAITDLIAESAPGYAHIVATRDHHIDPGPHFAAEPDYVRSWPAHCVAGTEGVGFHPNFAPSVTSGAVEAVFSKGAHAAAYSGFEGFDEHGGTLTDWLNERGVTDVDVVGIATDHCVRATALDAAREGFATRVLLDLTAGVAPATTAEALDELRSAGVELTGTPVVRS; the protein is encoded by the coding sequence ATGCACCGGGCCCTGATCGTCGTCGACGTGCAGAACGACTTCTGCGAGGGCGGCAGCCTGCCCGTCGCCGGCGGGGCCGAGGTCGCGGCCGCGATCACCGACCTGATCGCCGAGTCCGCCCCCGGCTACGCCCACATCGTCGCCACCCGCGACCACCACATCGACCCCGGCCCGCACTTCGCCGCCGAGCCCGACTACGTCCGCTCCTGGCCCGCGCACTGCGTGGCCGGCACCGAGGGCGTGGGCTTCCACCCCAACTTCGCCCCCTCGGTGACCTCCGGCGCAGTCGAGGCGGTCTTCTCCAAGGGCGCGCACGCCGCCGCGTACAGCGGCTTCGAGGGCTTCGACGAGCACGGCGGCACCCTCACCGACTGGCTGAACGAGCGCGGCGTCACCGACGTCGACGTGGTCGGCATCGCCACCGACCACTGCGTCCGCGCCACTGCCCTGGACGCCGCCCGCGAGGGCTTCGCCACCCGCGTCCTGCTCGACCTGACGGCCGGCGTCGCCCCCGCCACCACCGCCGAGGCACTGGACGAACTGCGCTCCGCGGGCGTCGAGCTGACCGGCACCCCGGTCGTCCGCAGCTGA
- a CDS encoding nicotinate phosphoribosyltransferase, which produces MDAITAHRSSALLTDRYELTMLQAALRSGAAHRRSVFEVFTRRLPDGRRYGVLAGTGRVLDAIEDFRFTAPQLDWLADQRVVDEETLRFLADYRFTGSVHGYPEGEAYFPGSPLLTVEGSFAEAVILETVILSILNHDSAIAAAASRMTAAAGDRPVIEMGARRAHEQSAVAAARAAYLAGFAATSDLEAGFTYGIPTTGTAAHAFTLLHDSERDAFTAQIDSMGRDTTLLVDTYDLGEAVRTAVEVAGPQLGAVRIDSGDLTLLAHRVRRQLDELGATETKIIVTSDLDEYAIAALAAAPVDGYGVGTSLVTGSGHPTCAMVYKLVARESAPGGELVAVAKRSAGGKTSVGGRKWAARRPDRDGVAEAEVVGTGPVPAELEPHLLHVPLITDGEVVGREPLDAARDRHRRARAALPLSATQLSRGEPVITTERLSG; this is translated from the coding sequence ATGGACGCCATCACCGCGCACCGCAGCTCCGCGCTGCTCACCGACCGCTACGAGCTGACCATGCTGCAGGCCGCGCTGCGCAGCGGCGCCGCCCACCGCCGCTCGGTCTTCGAGGTGTTCACCCGCCGCCTGCCCGACGGCCGCCGCTACGGCGTGCTGGCCGGCACCGGCCGGGTGCTGGACGCCATCGAGGACTTCCGCTTCACCGCCCCGCAACTCGACTGGCTGGCCGACCAGCGGGTGGTGGACGAGGAGACCCTGCGCTTCCTCGCCGACTACCGCTTCACCGGCAGCGTGCACGGCTACCCCGAGGGCGAGGCGTACTTCCCCGGCTCGCCGCTGCTGACCGTCGAGGGCAGCTTCGCCGAGGCGGTGATCCTGGAGACGGTGATCCTGTCGATCCTCAACCACGACTCGGCGATCGCCGCCGCCGCCTCCCGGATGACCGCCGCCGCGGGCGACCGCCCGGTGATCGAGATGGGCGCCCGGCGGGCCCACGAGCAGTCCGCGGTGGCCGCCGCCCGGGCCGCCTACCTGGCCGGTTTCGCCGCCACCTCCGACCTGGAGGCCGGCTTCACCTACGGCATCCCGACCACCGGCACCGCCGCGCACGCCTTCACCCTGCTGCACGACAGCGAGCGGGACGCCTTCACCGCGCAGATCGACTCGATGGGCCGCGACACCACCCTGCTGGTGGACACCTACGACCTCGGCGAGGCGGTCCGCACCGCCGTCGAGGTGGCGGGCCCGCAGCTGGGCGCCGTCCGGATCGACTCCGGCGACCTGACCCTGCTCGCCCACCGGGTGCGCCGCCAGCTCGACGAGCTCGGCGCCACCGAAACCAAGATCATCGTCACCTCGGACCTGGACGAGTACGCCATCGCCGCGCTCGCCGCCGCCCCGGTCGACGGCTACGGCGTCGGCACCAGCCTGGTCACCGGCAGCGGTCACCCGACCTGCGCGATGGTCTACAAGCTGGTCGCCCGCGAGTCGGCGCCCGGCGGCGAGCTGGTCGCGGTCGCCAAGCGCTCGGCCGGCGGCAAGACCAGCGTCGGCGGCCGCAAGTGGGCCGCCCGCCGCCCCGACCGGGACGGCGTCGCCGAGGCCGAGGTGGTCGGCACCGGCCCCGTCCCGGCCGAACTGGAGCCGCACCTGCTGCACGTCCCGCTGATCACCGACGGCGAGGTGGTCGGCCGCGAGCCGCTGGACGCCGCCCGGGACCGCCACCGCCGGGCCCGCGCCGCGCTGCCGCTGTCGGCCACCCAGCTCTCCCGCGGCGAGCCGGTCATCACCACCGAGCGGCTGTCCGGCTGA
- the clpS gene encoding ATP-dependent Clp protease adapter ClpS, with translation MGRGESEVDEERRTVSVAPVEIERPEVEGVPVTEPDTPWVTIVHNDPVNLMSYVQYVFQSYFGYPKDKARQLMMDVHHKGRAVVSSGTREEMERDVQAMHGYGLWATLQHD, from the coding sequence ATGGGTCGGGGGGAATCCGAGGTCGACGAGGAGAGACGGACTGTGAGTGTCGCGCCGGTGGAGATCGAGCGCCCGGAGGTGGAGGGGGTTCCGGTCACGGAGCCGGACACGCCGTGGGTGACCATCGTCCACAACGACCCGGTCAACCTGATGAGCTACGTCCAGTACGTCTTCCAGAGCTACTTCGGCTACCCGAAGGACAAGGCGCGCCAGCTCATGATGGACGTGCACCACAAGGGGCGGGCGGTGGTCTCCAGCGGCACCCGCGAGGAGATGGAGCGCGACGTGCAGGCGATGCACGGCTACGGCCTGTGGGCCACCCTGCAGCACGACTGA
- a CDS encoding DUF2017 domain-containing protein produces the protein MAGLFESADGGGAAIALDEFEASILRSLEVQMLELIGPPPGGGSDDPLAALFAEGPTEAPEDPALLRLFPDAYGGPDAPEDPRTGEMAAEFRRYTELDLRARKRDDALAVVRALDGLGGAGGVIEVEAGEFPHWLGALNDLRLTLGTRLEVAEEDDEGLYRLPDSDPRKPLVIAYLWLGAMQESLLEAMAG, from the coding sequence ATGGCCGGTTTGTTCGAGAGTGCGGACGGCGGTGGCGCGGCGATCGCGCTGGACGAGTTCGAGGCCTCCATCCTGCGCTCGCTGGAAGTCCAGATGCTGGAGCTGATCGGGCCGCCGCCCGGCGGCGGCAGCGACGACCCGCTGGCCGCGCTGTTCGCGGAGGGCCCCACCGAGGCCCCCGAGGACCCGGCGCTGCTGCGGCTGTTCCCCGACGCGTACGGCGGCCCGGACGCCCCCGAGGACCCGCGGACGGGCGAAATGGCCGCCGAGTTCCGCCGCTACACCGAGCTGGACCTGCGGGCCCGCAAGCGGGACGACGCGCTGGCGGTGGTCCGGGCGCTGGACGGGCTGGGCGGCGCGGGCGGGGTGATCGAGGTCGAGGCGGGCGAATTCCCGCACTGGCTGGGCGCGCTGAACGACCTGCGGCTGACCCTGGGCACCCGGCTGGAGGTCGCCGAGGAGGACGACGAGGGCCTGTACCGGCTGCCCGACTCCGACCCGCGCAAGCCGCTGGTGATCGCCTACCTGTGGCTGGGCGCGATGCAGGAGAGCCTGCTGGAGGCGATGGCGGGCTGA
- a CDS encoding amino acid permease, giving the protein MTQQTADETAGAVPDEEGYQRGLGSRQIQMIAIGGAIGTGLFLGAGTAISKAGPSLLLSYAVAGVVIFVIMRALGELLTYRPVAGSFAEYAREFLGPFAGFVTGWTYWLFWVVTGMAETTAAAVYVRFWAPGIPQWTTALAFLLVLYAANLISVKLFGEIEFWFSMVKVTAILGMILIGIGVLTLGFSDAGDTASVTHLWQDGGFFPKGVGATVMTLQIVMFAYLGVELVGVTAGESENPEKTLPRAINTLPLRIALFYIGALVIILSLVPWTEFQPGVSPFVAAFGKIGIPAAAGIINFVVLTAALSSCNSGMYSTGRMLRDLALRRQAPGRLTRLNARRTPAAAITVSCLLMGAGVVLNYCVPERAFQYITSVATVCGLWTWGVILASQIRYRAAWKAGRLPAPTFRAPGGNWSRWLSLAFLLLVAVLIAVDPGARISLYVFPGWALCLAVGYAVLRRRDPAAVHADPDAHLHAGDGN; this is encoded by the coding sequence ATGACGCAGCAGACGGCGGACGAGACGGCCGGGGCCGTCCCCGACGAGGAGGGCTACCAGCGGGGCCTGGGCAGCCGGCAGATCCAGATGATCGCCATCGGCGGCGCGATCGGCACCGGCCTGTTCCTCGGCGCCGGCACCGCCATCTCCAAGGCCGGGCCCAGCCTGCTGCTGAGCTACGCGGTGGCCGGCGTGGTGATCTTCGTGATCATGCGGGCGCTCGGCGAACTGCTCACCTACCGCCCGGTGGCCGGCAGCTTCGCCGAGTACGCCCGGGAGTTCCTCGGCCCGTTCGCCGGCTTCGTCACCGGCTGGACGTACTGGCTGTTCTGGGTGGTCACCGGCATGGCCGAGACCACCGCCGCCGCCGTCTACGTCCGCTTCTGGGCGCCCGGCATCCCGCAGTGGACCACCGCGCTGGCCTTCCTGCTGGTGCTGTACGCCGCCAACCTGATCTCGGTGAAGCTGTTCGGCGAGATCGAGTTCTGGTTCTCGATGGTCAAGGTCACCGCCATCCTCGGGATGATCCTGATCGGCATCGGCGTGCTCACCCTCGGCTTCTCGGACGCCGGCGACACCGCCTCGGTCACCCACCTGTGGCAGGACGGCGGCTTCTTCCCCAAGGGCGTCGGCGCCACCGTGATGACCCTGCAGATCGTCATGTTCGCCTACCTGGGCGTGGAGTTGGTCGGCGTCACCGCGGGCGAGAGCGAGAACCCGGAGAAGACCCTGCCGCGGGCCATCAACACCCTGCCGCTGCGGATCGCGCTGTTCTACATCGGCGCGCTGGTGATCATCCTGTCGCTGGTGCCGTGGACCGAGTTCCAGCCCGGCGTCAGCCCGTTCGTCGCCGCGTTCGGCAAGATCGGCATCCCGGCGGCGGCCGGCATCATCAACTTCGTGGTGCTCACCGCCGCGCTCTCCTCCTGCAACTCCGGGATGTACTCCACCGGCCGGATGCTGCGCGACCTGGCCCTGCGCCGGCAGGCCCCCGGGCGGCTCACCCGGCTCAACGCCCGCCGCACCCCCGCCGCCGCGATCACCGTCTCCTGCCTGCTGATGGGTGCCGGCGTGGTGCTCAACTACTGCGTCCCGGAACGGGCCTTCCAGTACATCACCTCGGTCGCCACCGTCTGCGGCCTGTGGACCTGGGGCGTCATCCTGGCCAGCCAGATCCGCTACCGCGCCGCCTGGAAGGCCGGCCGGCTGCCCGCCCCGACCTTCCGCGCCCCCGGCGGCAACTGGAGCCGCTGGCTCTCGCTGGCCTTCCTGCTGCTAGTCGCCGTCCTGATCGCGGTCGACCCCGGCGCCCGGATCTCGCTGTACGTCTTCCCCGGCTGGGCGCTGTGCCTGGCCGTCGGCTACGCGGTGCTGCGCCGCCGCGACCCGGCCGCCGTGCACGCCGACCCGGACGCCCACCTCCACGCGGGGGACGGCAACTGA